The DNA window CAGTATCATCATCAGTTCCAGCCTCGCCGGCCAAGCTTCCCCGCTTTGGAATATTCCGGTGCTGGAAATTGGATTTTCCATCGCAGTAATTTTATTTCTTTGGCTCCTGTATGCCATTCTCCGGTCAGGCAAACTATGATTGCCGTGCTCCTTTATACTACTCTGTTTATGAAAAAAGAGCTTACGAAATAATCGTAGGCTCTTCTGCATTCTATGATCCCCAACAGGCATTGAAATTGCGGACCTTTAATTAATTTTTTCCGTTCCTCGTAAGCTGACGCCGGGACCCTAATCCATAATGCGTTTTTCGCCGGTGATCTGCTGCAACGGCTGAATATTTTGCGTGACCTCGAGGATACCCAGGAACTCCCCTTGGTCGTCCCGGACGGCGAAATACTGGATATAAACAAACTTATCACCCATTTTGATCCAGAAACTCTCCTGGCCCTTTTTACCGCTTTTTAAATCGGCGGCAATCTGTTCGACAATGTGTACGCTGGCCGGGGGATGGCAGTTTTCCACCTTACGCCCGATAATCGTTTTGGTCCGGTGAAAAATTCTTTCCTTGGCGGTTGAAAAATACTTCACGATGCCATCCTTATCGACAAACGTAATGTCCACAGGCAGATGATTGAAAATATGCTCGATTTCCTTCGGTGTCAGTACGCCGGTAGCGAATTTGATATAGTCCGTATCCTGACGGGAAGTCATTACGGCGGACGGCTCTTCTTTTAATCCGGCCGGAGTCCAATGAAGCTGCGGTTCAATCAGGCAATAACCGATTTGATCGCTGTCGTTCTGGACGGCCAGCCAGTCATTCTCGCTTAGCGTTTCCAGCAGCATGGGAAACAGGATTTTGCTCTCCTTAAAAATCATTTCCCGTACTTGTTCTAGCGTTTTCTCCAGTTTTTCAATAAATTGCTCCCGGTTCGCGGGCTGATAGTGTAATGCAAACTGTTTACTCTCCTTTAGCAGAACCCGGATTTCATCATCAACACCCCACATGACCTTGGGCGGAGCGGTTATGCCATACTTTTCAAGGAACGGAAAAATCAAATTTTCCTTGCGGCTGTAATGCTTGTCCACGTCCCACAGCAAGTTCAGCTTCTCCGCCAACTGGATGGCCAGCGCGGCTGAGCGCTCGGCAGACGCTGCCTTAAACTCCGCCAGCAGCGGATTGATTTCTTCATCGATCAATTTTTCCAAGGCCTGATTTTCATCCCGGTAAATATCCAGCGGATGACCTTGCGGTACGGCTTCGTCCGGTTTTTCACTGAGCGTTTCTTTGAATACGGCGGCATGTACATCGCATAGATTCTGGATTTCGGCAACGTCCATGCCTTCATCAATCAGACTTTGTTCAATCAGGGAAATCTCCGCCGGAGCCAGGTCTCCGGCAACGGCGTCGAAGCGGGGTTTAACCTCCTCTACCGATTTTCCCCGGTGCAGATCCCGCAGAATCTCCTTGATAACCTGCTTACGATGCTCACGATTGTTAATCAACTCACTCATCAGACTATACCTCCTTGTCTCTATTTTATTTTTGGTTTAACTGGAAAAACTATTCTTGATCAATTAGAATAAAAGCAGGACAGGCTGTCCGGCTTTCCTCCTTTATTCTTATTGAGGCTATATCTTGTGAAAGGAGTGGCAAATATATGATCACCGAAGATGATAAAATTGCCGATGTACTGAATCAGTATCCCCTTCTGAAAGAGCATTTACTCCAGCGCTCGCCCAAATTCGCCAATCTGAATAATCCGATCATTTTTAATACAGTGGGCAAGTTCGCCCGGATTAAAGATGTGGCGAAAAATACAGGTGAGGATCTGACAGAGCTCCTGGACTTCTTAAACAAGCATAAAGGCTAGCTGCTTTGGCTACTCTGGCAAGTCCCGTTTTGCCGGGTATGATTATATTTTCCCTTTTTATTCTTGGCTGATGGGTTGGTTTCCCTGCTACCATAAGCGGCGAATTATTTAAAGAAATAGTTAAAGCTGAAATAAAGCAGTTACAAGAGACATAGCAGGCAAACCATCAATAGGCTTCACCCCGAAACCATTAAGGCTCCGGTGTCGACGGAATGCCCGGCTGTATCATTCCCCGTCGGTTACCGGCAGCTACTGGCCTTCTCAAGAATAATCGCCGGGCCTGTCCCGCCAACCTCCCCGCCATGGGTGTAGCCGACCACCGCAAAATCTTCCGACAAACGCCGGGCTAAAGCTTCATAGTTGGGGTCTTTTCCCCGTATGCAGGAGGACAGATGAACCACATCCACCGCTTTTTTCTTTAATGTAGCGATCTTCTTTTCCAGGTCGCCCCCGTTATGGGTAAAAGCGACCAGCTCTACCTCATCACAGTCTCTATAGCGGGCAAAAGAGTCAAGCCGTTGGAAAAATGCGTTCATACACCCGCTGCCCGTACAACGCAGCATCGTTTCCTCCCGCACGATAATTGCTAGTTTCATTCTGCACCTCTTCCTTATTCCTATAACATATCGCTTTCTTGTAATTCTATGCTTCGGACCCGTTGCCTGCAGTGATTCAGGTCACAATACAGCCGCTCACCGGTATATTCCATCATCTTTTGAGTATCTGCCATCAATGATAAGGACGGCCCTGTTATTTTTCCGCACGGAAACTAACAGGACCGTTTTTATCATTTTCGGTTAGAAAGGTTATTGTACTTTCAAAGTAGGTAGACCACTAGCTCAAAGCCGCGACCGTCCAGGAACTGTCAATCCAGGAACACAGCCTTCACCGCTCAGCCGGTTTTAATTCAATCGGAAACCGTATGGTAAAGGCCGTACCTTCACCACAAACGCTGGCCACCGCGACCGTCGCTCCGTGCAGTTCAATGATCTGCCGGGCAATAGCCAAACCCAATCCGGTACCATGACTGGCACGAGATTTATCGGCTTTATAAAATCGCTCCCAGATATAGGGCAAGTCATCGGGGGCAATGCCTGCACCGGTATCGGCAATGATCAAAACCGCTTCGCCACGTTCTTGCATCAGTTGAGCGGTAATTTCCCCGCCTGACGGTGTAAACTTCAAAGCGTTATCCATCAGGATAAGCACCAATTGTGTTAGTCGGTCACCATCACCCTGAATGGGAGGAACGGCCGAATCAATATGGGCAGCCAGCCTGACACCTCGTTGTTCGCTTTTTTGTTTAAGGAGCATCATTACATTATCTACCACCTCGGCCAAAAGAACGCTTTCTGTTTCCGGCATAATACTCCCTGCCTGCAACTGGCTTAAATCCAGTAGTTCGGCAATGAGCTTTTCCAACCGCAGAATCTCGTCCCCCATGACATGATGATATTTGTTGATCTTTTCCTGATCGGTTACGGTACCATCCTGCAGTGCCTGGTTATAGCCATGTATGATGGTAAGCGGGGTTCTCAGCTCGTGGGATACATTGGCCACGAAATCCCGCCGCATCTGATCGGTTTTTTGCATCCGTCCAATATACTCGCCCAGGTCACCGGCCAACGAGTTCAGTGACTGCCCAAGATCGCCTATTTCATCGCCGGCGGCTACCGCTACTCGTCTTTCATAATCACCGCAGGCCATTGCTGCTGCCGTTTCCCGCATGGCCCGCAAAGGCCGCACGATGCCACGAGCCATATAGGCAGCTAATAAAGCAGCAAATAGAATGGCGGCCAGTCCGGCAAGACCAATATAGTAGTACACATGCTGTAGAAAATCATTTATTTCACCAATAGGCGCGTTAATCATGACCGTACCGCTGATTGTTCCATCTGCTTTTGCAAGAGGTACGGCGACAATAAGCATATTTTCTTCGTAATACGGGTGGTAATACGTCCGGGACCAAGGCTTACCGCTATTAGCTTTGATTTCCCGGCTAAGTTCGTCCATCCCCTTGATATCGGCCAAGCTGATCGCTGCGCCGTCCACACCGCCCGACTGCGACTCTTGTCCAATATCCAGAACAACAGCAGATTTCGGACCCTCGCCAGCAGCAGATAGATTCGCTGTTGACTTGGCTTCAGGATTGGGCAGCGGCATCTGCTGATTATCGGGGGTACGAAAGTGCCCTCGCATCATCGTGTGCCGCCCGGAATGAGGATCATCCGTTTTTCCGCTGCTCTCCGTTCCATCCATCAAGTCCAAAACCCGGTCATTCGATTTATGATATGGATCAGTCTGCTCGCGTGTTTGCTGCTGTCCATGCTTTTGCATCATCATGCCCCTGTGCTGATCGGCAAGCTCACAGTCCCACATGGCATGATGCATCGGGCTGGGCTTGCTTGCTGCCGCACCGCGCCTGTTAAGCTGTCCTTCATCCGCCCGTTCCTCGGACACGGTAATCAGGTTTAGTTCATTATCCACCACCCAAACCCTGGCATCCAGAAAATGATCCACACTATCGACAAAATTATATAATTGACTATGAGTCATGTTGCCGTCGTAATAGGCATTGACCACCCGGGCCATTTCATAAGCTTTATCGGAAAGCTCATGCCGTTTTCTATTGATAAAATAATCGCGGATAAGCACAGACCCGCCTACCGTAACTCCGGCCAGCACCAGAATGACTATAATCATAAATGCAGCCATCAGTTTATACTGTAGCGAGAATTTCACTTTCTCACCTCAAATTTATAGCCAATTCCCCAGACGGTCTTTATATCCCAGGGCGAAGCTGGTCCGGCTCCCAGTTTTTTGCGCAAGCGTTTAACGTGGGTATCTACTGTCCGGGTGTCGCCACAGTAGCTGTAATCCCATACTAACTCAAGGAGCTGTTCGCGGCTCAAGACTTTACCGGCGTGTAAAGCAAGCTGCCACAGGACCTCCTTTTCTTTATTGGCCAAGGCCACAGGCTGTCCAAAAGCTGTTATCGTGTGTTCCGCCATATTAATTTCCAGTTCGGGAAACTGAAGAATATCAGAGCTTTCATATTGCGGTGGAACGGCTGTACGCCGCAGTACTGCCTTAACCCGCGCCACCACTTCCTTAGGATTGAACGGCTTAGCCACATAATCGTCCGCACCGATTTCAAGCCCCAGGATACGGTCATCATCCTGGGTACGGGAAGTCAGCATAATGATGGGGACGCTGGAATATTTACGAATTTGCCGGCAGACTTCGATACCGTCCAGGACAGGCATCATGATGTCGAGTATAATCAAATCCGGTCTCACTGCCTGTACTTTTAGCAATGCCTCCGCCCCGTCGGCAGCTTCCGTTGCAGCAAATCCATCCTGAGTAAGATAGATTGATAAAAGTTCCCGGATTGGCTGTTCGTCGTCCACAATCAGCACCCTTTTACCGTCCACCGTTCCACCCCATCTCATAAGGTAATTTCCTTTATTATATCATAGTCCGAATACTGGAAAAGAGCCTGGCGAATGCTGCGCGGCAGGCTCTTTTCGGTATTAAGAATTCTTTAATTACTTACCAGCAGCCCGAACCACGTGCTCCCGTCATACCGTGATGACCATGCAGTCCGCTTGCCATCATGCCAAAACCATAGCTCCCATTGGCCACCTGCTGCTCCATCCAGGCAATTCGTTGATCGGCTTGCTCCTGGGTAAGCCACCCCCACTCCACTTGGCGGGAAAGCATTTGTTTTTCCTGTTCAAGCCGTTGATTCTGCCAAGCAGTGATCTGCGTCTTCTGATCATCGGTCAGATTGCTGTAGGTTTGACCATAATAGGGGCAGAACCCATTGCCGGGACCAGGCGGAGCTTGTACTGGCGCAGCCAAAACGGCACCGGCGAAAGAAACTACTAGCAAAGCGGCCATCGCAATTAAAATTGTTTTTCTCAAGATACTCTCCTCCTTTAAGCTTGTTCTTTTAGTATAGACACTAATTGTGGCGTAGGTTAGGCCAAACTGGGAACAAAGTCGGAACTTTACAATCTCCCTCTGCTGATAACCGACAGTATTTAAATAAATACGAAACTGCTGTCATTAGCAATTCTGCTGGATTTTTACAGTATCATACCACCGTTAGCGGCCATTATCGGCGCGGTTTTAGCTGACGGCTCCAGTGGCGGCAACCTATCGCCCCGGGAGAGACTCCTGTCTTAACGTCAGCGTTACCAGTCAGGTCAACTATGTCCTGCCTCACGGGGGCTATAACGTGCATAGAATACAAGAAGGACTGACTGCTACGTCAGCCCTTCTCTTTTATTAGCCCGCTTGCCCGATAACAAGCTAAATGCAAGCAATGCAGCATTACAGACTACCGGCACAAAACTCCCCTGGCATGCATGACTGGTCCAGGGATTAAAACTTACTAGGCATCCAAAGAGTGCGTAAAGTCTTTTAATACCGGTAGTTTGCCTTTACCCATATGGTGCGGCCCGGTTCATTCACTCTAAAGGAGGAAGCGATGCCCAAAGCCGGGATTGAAGCGCCCGATCGGCTAATAAATTCGGCATAATTCTTGTCAAAAATATTATCCACACCGGCAGCAATTGTAATTTCTTTACTGGCTTTATAGGCCACATTAGCTGAAAGAATGCCAAAACCGCTGCTGGCACCCAAATCGTAACCGACTTCGCTGCCGCTATTTAAATCATAACGGGTTTGCGCCTGAACGCCGCGCCACAATAGGCCCGCCTCCAGCTTCTCTTGACTGTATTTGAGGCCCAGTGTTCCCTCCAGTGGTGGAATTTGGGCCAAAGGCCGATGATCCGAATCATTATTGCCCCGTACATAAGCCAGCGAAGCGGTGACCGTCCAATTTTTATTCAGTGAGTAGGCCGCATCAGCCTCGCCGCCATACAGGGAGGCATCCACATTCTCTGCCGTTTTGGTTGCCGGGTCATTGGCATTTTTAAACAGGATAAAGTCGTTAATATCGGCGTAAAACACCGACAGGCTGGTATTCAGTTTGCCGGAACGGTAAAGGAGCCCCGTGTCAAGCTGGGTGTTCTTCTCCGGCTTCAGGTAAAAATTAGTGTTCCGTTCCCAATAATCAGCCGGCCGTTGGGCATGGCCAAGGCCGATATACGTGGTAACCGGCGCGTTAGCGTGATCATGTTCATAGCGCAGGAAAGCGCCGTAGGTGCGGTCATGATTTTCTGCCGCCGTTTTTTCATTCCTTACGTCCAGGCTGTCGGTTCTCAGTCCGGCCAGCAGCCGGCTGTTATTGGTCAATGGGTGCTTAAACTCGCTGAATAAGCCATAATTGGCAAACGTCAAATCACGGATCAGGCCGGTGGTATAAACCGGGGGATTTCCCATCATTCCCATGGCCCTTCGTCCGGCATGCTCATTTTTTTGATAATCCAGCCCTACTGTCGCTGTGGTGGTCCGACCCAAATTCAAATCTGCCGCCAGCCGCCCCCCGGTGGTCGTCCGGTCAACTTCCATCGCCATTGGCATCATGGCACCAGGCCGCAGCGAATAGTTATCCATCACATGGTCCACATAATTATGAAAGGCTTTGAATTCCAGGTTACGCACCACCGGTGATATGTTTTTCTTATTGTATTTAAAGCTGTAATCATTGCGGTCAAATTGGGGGCCGTCCATTGACCGGCCGCCGTAAGCCGCCTCGGCGCTACTGGTCTCGGCGGTAAATTCGTACAGCGTATCGGCATCGGGCGTCCAGCCGAAGACGCCGGTCAGGCTCTGCCTGGTATAGAACGAATGAACCTTATTGCCGTTGCCGTCGGCATAATCATCGGCATTGGAGTGGGTTTTTATGATTCGCACATAGCCTTTGCTATCACCGGCCGTAATGTCCAGCAGCTCATCATCGCGACCGTTGCTGCCGAACAGTAGGCTGCTGTTGACACGGACGTCCGGTTTGTCAAACCGCTCCGTCTCCCGGTCAAACAATACCGTCCCCGCCACATTGCCGCCACCGTATTTGACCGTTTCCGGTCCTTTTAAAACGGTGATCTTGCTGTACGATTCGGGGAAAACATACGAGGTAGTGGGGTCCATCCGGCCGGGGCAGGCACCAAACTGATAAGTGCCATCCAATAGCACATTAAGGCGCGTTCCTCCCAATCCCCGGAAAACCGGATCACTGCCTGTCCCACCCTGACGGGCAACGGAAAATCCGGGAATATTCTTCAGATAGCCGCCGCCATCAGCCGCCGGCACCGGCTGCCTGGGCGACTTGGGATCGGTTTCCACTGCCAAGGGGTCCTTGACTGCTGACGCGGTAACCACAATCTCCTCCAGCGTAAAGGTGACCTTTTCCTCCTCTGCCGCTCCAGCCGGCTGCGCGCTGGCGGATAGGAGCAACAGGGAAGATACCGCCAGTATCCGTACTTTTTTCATCCGATCATCACCATTCTTATTTAATTTTCCAATCCACAGCATTGTACAAATTAGGGATTAGCGCTATAATTGATTATCATTATCAATTATAGCTGCTTAGGGCTGGACAC is part of the Propionispora hippei DSM 15287 genome and encodes:
- a CDS encoding CGGC domain-containing protein, with translation MKLAIIVREETMLRCTGSGCMNAFFQRLDSFARYRDCDEVELVAFTHNGGDLEKKIATLKKKAVDVVHLSSCIRGKDPNYEALARRLSEDFAVVGYTHGGEVGGTGPAIILEKASSCR
- a CDS encoding DUF2680 domain-containing protein, which encodes MRKTILIAMAALLVVSFAGAVLAAPVQAPPGPGNGFCPYYGQTYSNLTDDQKTQITAWQNQRLEQEKQMLSRQVEWGWLTQEQADQRIAWMEQQVANGSYGFGMMASGLHGHHGMTGARGSGCW
- a CDS encoding TonB-dependent copper receptor, with product MKKVRILAVSSLLLLSASAQPAGAAEEEKVTFTLEEIVVTASAVKDPLAVETDPKSPRQPVPAADGGGYLKNIPGFSVARQGGTGSDPVFRGLGGTRLNVLLDGTYQFGACPGRMDPTTSYVFPESYSKITVLKGPETVKYGGGNVAGTVLFDRETERFDKPDVRVNSSLLFGSNGRDDELLDITAGDSKGYVRIIKTHSNADDYADGNGNKVHSFYTRQSLTGVFGWTPDADTLYEFTAETSSAEAAYGGRSMDGPQFDRNDYSFKYNKKNISPVVRNLEFKAFHNYVDHVMDNYSLRPGAMMPMAMEVDRTTTGGRLAADLNLGRTTTATVGLDYQKNEHAGRRAMGMMGNPPVYTTGLIRDLTFANYGLFSEFKHPLTNNSRLLAGLRTDSLDVRNEKTAAENHDRTYGAFLRYEHDHANAPVTTYIGLGHAQRPADYWERNTNFYLKPEKNTQLDTGLLYRSGKLNTSLSVFYADINDFILFKNANDPATKTAENVDASLYGGEADAAYSLNKNWTVTASLAYVRGNNDSDHRPLAQIPPLEGTLGLKYSQEKLEAGLLWRGVQAQTRYDLNSGSEVGYDLGASSGFGILSANVAYKASKEITIAAGVDNIFDKNYAEFISRSGASIPALGIASSFRVNEPGRTIWVKANYRY
- a CDS encoding HAMP domain-containing sensor histidine kinase; the protein is MKFSLQYKLMAAFMIIVILVLAGVTVGGSVLIRDYFINRKRHELSDKAYEMARVVNAYYDGNMTHSQLYNFVDSVDHFLDARVWVVDNELNLITVSEERADEGQLNRRGAAASKPSPMHHAMWDCELADQHRGMMMQKHGQQQTREQTDPYHKSNDRVLDLMDGTESSGKTDDPHSGRHTMMRGHFRTPDNQQMPLPNPEAKSTANLSAAGEGPKSAVVLDIGQESQSGGVDGAAISLADIKGMDELSREIKANSGKPWSRTYYHPYYEENMLIVAVPLAKADGTISGTVMINAPIGEINDFLQHVYYYIGLAGLAAILFAALLAAYMARGIVRPLRAMRETAAAMACGDYERRVAVAAGDEIGDLGQSLNSLAGDLGEYIGRMQKTDQMRRDFVANVSHELRTPLTIIHGYNQALQDGTVTDQEKINKYHHVMGDEILRLEKLIAELLDLSQLQAGSIMPETESVLLAEVVDNVMMLLKQKSEQRGVRLAAHIDSAVPPIQGDGDRLTQLVLILMDNALKFTPSGGEITAQLMQERGEAVLIIADTGAGIAPDDLPYIWERFYKADKSRASHGTGLGLAIARQIIELHGATVAVASVCGEGTAFTIRFPIELKPAER
- a CDS encoding DUF1858 domain-containing protein, giving the protein MITEDDKIADVLNQYPLLKEHLLQRSPKFANLNNPIIFNTVGKFARIKDVAKNTGEDLTELLDFLNKHKG
- a CDS encoding response regulator transcription factor, translating into MRWGGTVDGKRVLIVDDEQPIRELLSIYLTQDGFAATEAADGAEALLKVQAVRPDLIILDIMMPVLDGIEVCRQIRKYSSVPIIMLTSRTQDDDRILGLEIGADDYVAKPFNPKEVVARVKAVLRRTAVPPQYESSDILQFPELEINMAEHTITAFGQPVALANKEKEVLWQLALHAGKVLSREQLLELVWDYSYCGDTRTVDTHVKRLRKKLGAGPASPWDIKTVWGIGYKFEVRK
- a CDS encoding DUF438 domain-containing protein, with the protein product MSELINNREHRKQVIKEILRDLHRGKSVEEVKPRFDAVAGDLAPAEISLIEQSLIDEGMDVAEIQNLCDVHAAVFKETLSEKPDEAVPQGHPLDIYRDENQALEKLIDEEINPLLAEFKAASAERSAALAIQLAEKLNLLWDVDKHYSRKENLIFPFLEKYGITAPPKVMWGVDDEIRVLLKESKQFALHYQPANREQFIEKLEKTLEQVREMIFKESKILFPMLLETLSENDWLAVQNDSDQIGYCLIEPQLHWTPAGLKEEPSAVMTSRQDTDYIKFATGVLTPKEIEHIFNHLPVDITFVDKDGIVKYFSTAKERIFHRTKTIIGRKVENCHPPASVHIVEQIAADLKSGKKGQESFWIKMGDKFVYIQYFAVRDDQGEFLGILEVTQNIQPLQQITGEKRIMD